A genomic region of Pelodiscus sinensis isolate JC-2024 chromosome 19, ASM4963464v1, whole genome shotgun sequence contains the following coding sequences:
- the SH3GL1 gene encoding endophilin-A2 isoform X1: MSVAGLKKQFYKASQLVSEKVGGAEGTKLDDDFKEMEKKVDVTSKAVTEVLTRTIEYLQPNPASRAKLTMLNTMSKIRGQVKNPGYPQSEGLLGESMIRYGKELGDESNFGDALLDAGEAMKRLAEVKDSLDIEVKQNFIDPLQNLCDKDLKEIQHHLKKLEGRRLDFDYKKKRQGKIPDEELRQAMEKFEESKEVAETSMHNLLETDIEQVSQLSALVDAQLDYHRQAVQILDELTDKLKGRMKEASSRPKREYKPKPRETYDFGDTDQSNGGFSCNPAPKVSAASSSFRSDKPSRTPSRSISHLDQPCCKALYDFEPENDGELGFREGDIITLTNQIDENWYEGMINGQSGFFPLNYVEVLVPLPQ; encoded by the exons CTGGTCAGCGAAAAGGTCGGTGGAGCGGAAGGGACCAAGCTGGACGATGACTTCAAAGAAATGGAAAAG aaaGTGGATGTTACCAGCAAGGCAGTCACAGAAGTATTAACCAGAACTATAGAATACCTGCAGCCCAACCCAG CTTCCAGAGCCAAGTTAACGATGCTCAACACGATGTCAAAGATCCGAGGCCAGGTGAAAAACCCTGGCTATCCACAGTCGGAAGGGCTCCTGGGGGAGAGCATGATCCGATACGGGAAGGAACTGGGCGACGAATCCAATTTTG GTGACGCGCTTCTTGACGCTGGTGAAGCTATGAAACGATTGGCTGAAGTGAAGGACTCGCTGGATATCGAAGTCAAACAGAACTTTATCGATCCTCTCCAGAACCTGTGCGACAAAGACCTGAAAGAGATCCAG CATCATCTGAAGAAGCTGGAGGGCAGGCGTCTGGACTTCGATTACAAGAAGAAGCGTCAGGGGAAGATCCCAGATGAGGAGCTCCGACAGGCCATGGAGAAATTTGAGGAGTCCAAGGAAGTAGCAGAGACTAGTATGCACAACCTCCTGGAGACTGAC ATTGAGCAAGTGAGCCAGCTCTCAGCCTTGGTGGACGCCCAACTCGATTACCACAGACAAGCGGTGCAAATCCTGGATGAGCTCACGGACAAACTCAAGGGCAG AATGAAGGAGGCCTCCTCGCGCCCCAAGCGGGAGTACAAACCTAAGCCCAGAGAGACGTACGACTTCGGAGACACCGACCAGTCCAACGGCGGCTTCTCTTGCAACCCCGCCCCCAAAGTCTCAG CAGCTTCTTCCTCTTTTCGATCCGACAAGCCATCCCGGACCCCCAGCAGGAGTATTT CCCACCTGGACCAGCCCTGCTGCAAGGCACTCTACGACTTTGAGCCCGAAAACGATGGTGAGCTGGGCTTTAGGGAGGGCGACATCATCACGCTGACCAATCAGATTGACGAAAACTGGTACGAGGGCATGATCAACGGCCAGTCCGGGTTCTTCCCGCTCAACTACGTGGAAGTGCTGGTCCCGCTACCTCAGTGA
- the SH3GL1 gene encoding endophilin-A2 isoform X2: protein MSVAGLKKQFYKASQLVSEKVGGAEGTKLDDDFKEMEKKVDVTSKAVTEVLTRTIEYLQPNPASRAKLTMLNTMSKIRGQVKNPGYPQSEGLLGESMIRYGKELGDESNFGDALLDAGEAMKRLAEVKDSLDIEVKQNFIDPLQNLCDKDLKEIQHHLKKLEGRRLDFDYKKKRQGKIPDEELRQAMEKFEESKEVAETSMHNLLETDIEQVSQLSALVDAQLDYHRQAVQILDELTDKLKGRMKEASSRPKREYKPKPRETYDFGDTDQSNGGFSCNPAPKVSASSSFRSDKPSRTPSRSISHLDQPCCKALYDFEPENDGELGFREGDIITLTNQIDENWYEGMINGQSGFFPLNYVEVLVPLPQ from the exons CTGGTCAGCGAAAAGGTCGGTGGAGCGGAAGGGACCAAGCTGGACGATGACTTCAAAGAAATGGAAAAG aaaGTGGATGTTACCAGCAAGGCAGTCACAGAAGTATTAACCAGAACTATAGAATACCTGCAGCCCAACCCAG CTTCCAGAGCCAAGTTAACGATGCTCAACACGATGTCAAAGATCCGAGGCCAGGTGAAAAACCCTGGCTATCCACAGTCGGAAGGGCTCCTGGGGGAGAGCATGATCCGATACGGGAAGGAACTGGGCGACGAATCCAATTTTG GTGACGCGCTTCTTGACGCTGGTGAAGCTATGAAACGATTGGCTGAAGTGAAGGACTCGCTGGATATCGAAGTCAAACAGAACTTTATCGATCCTCTCCAGAACCTGTGCGACAAAGACCTGAAAGAGATCCAG CATCATCTGAAGAAGCTGGAGGGCAGGCGTCTGGACTTCGATTACAAGAAGAAGCGTCAGGGGAAGATCCCAGATGAGGAGCTCCGACAGGCCATGGAGAAATTTGAGGAGTCCAAGGAAGTAGCAGAGACTAGTATGCACAACCTCCTGGAGACTGAC ATTGAGCAAGTGAGCCAGCTCTCAGCCTTGGTGGACGCCCAACTCGATTACCACAGACAAGCGGTGCAAATCCTGGATGAGCTCACGGACAAACTCAAGGGCAG AATGAAGGAGGCCTCCTCGCGCCCCAAGCGGGAGTACAAACCTAAGCCCAGAGAGACGTACGACTTCGGAGACACCGACCAGTCCAACGGCGGCTTCTCTTGCAACCCCGCCCCCAAAGTCTCAG CTTCTTCCTCTTTTCGATCCGACAAGCCATCCCGGACCCCCAGCAGGAGTATTT CCCACCTGGACCAGCCCTGCTGCAAGGCACTCTACGACTTTGAGCCCGAAAACGATGGTGAGCTGGGCTTTAGGGAGGGCGACATCATCACGCTGACCAATCAGATTGACGAAAACTGGTACGAGGGCATGATCAACGGCCAGTCCGGGTTCTTCCCGCTCAACTACGTGGAAGTGCTGGTCCCGCTACCTCAGTGA
- the SH3GL1 gene encoding endophilin-A2 isoform X3, producing the protein MSVAGLKKQFYKASQLVSEKVGGAEGTKLDDDFKEMEKKVDVTSKAVTEVLTRTIEYLQPNPASRAKLTMLNTMSKIRGQVKNPGYPQSEGLLGESMIRYGKELGDESNFGDALLDAGEAMKRLAEVKDSLDIEVKQNFIDPLQNLCDKDLKEIQHHLKKLEGRRLDFDYKKKRQGKIPDEELRQAMEKFEESKEVAETSMHNLLETDIEQVSQLSALVDAQLDYHRQAVQILDELTDKLKGRMKEASSRPKREYKPKPRETYDFGDTDQSNGGFSCNPAPKVSAHLDQPCCKALYDFEPENDGELGFREGDIITLTNQIDENWYEGMINGQSGFFPLNYVEVLVPLPQ; encoded by the exons CTGGTCAGCGAAAAGGTCGGTGGAGCGGAAGGGACCAAGCTGGACGATGACTTCAAAGAAATGGAAAAG aaaGTGGATGTTACCAGCAAGGCAGTCACAGAAGTATTAACCAGAACTATAGAATACCTGCAGCCCAACCCAG CTTCCAGAGCCAAGTTAACGATGCTCAACACGATGTCAAAGATCCGAGGCCAGGTGAAAAACCCTGGCTATCCACAGTCGGAAGGGCTCCTGGGGGAGAGCATGATCCGATACGGGAAGGAACTGGGCGACGAATCCAATTTTG GTGACGCGCTTCTTGACGCTGGTGAAGCTATGAAACGATTGGCTGAAGTGAAGGACTCGCTGGATATCGAAGTCAAACAGAACTTTATCGATCCTCTCCAGAACCTGTGCGACAAAGACCTGAAAGAGATCCAG CATCATCTGAAGAAGCTGGAGGGCAGGCGTCTGGACTTCGATTACAAGAAGAAGCGTCAGGGGAAGATCCCAGATGAGGAGCTCCGACAGGCCATGGAGAAATTTGAGGAGTCCAAGGAAGTAGCAGAGACTAGTATGCACAACCTCCTGGAGACTGAC ATTGAGCAAGTGAGCCAGCTCTCAGCCTTGGTGGACGCCCAACTCGATTACCACAGACAAGCGGTGCAAATCCTGGATGAGCTCACGGACAAACTCAAGGGCAG AATGAAGGAGGCCTCCTCGCGCCCCAAGCGGGAGTACAAACCTAAGCCCAGAGAGACGTACGACTTCGGAGACACCGACCAGTCCAACGGCGGCTTCTCTTGCAACCCCGCCCCCAAAGTCTCAG CCCACCTGGACCAGCCCTGCTGCAAGGCACTCTACGACTTTGAGCCCGAAAACGATGGTGAGCTGGGCTTTAGGGAGGGCGACATCATCACGCTGACCAATCAGATTGACGAAAACTGGTACGAGGGCATGATCAACGGCCAGTCCGGGTTCTTCCCGCTCAACTACGTGGAAGTGCTGGTCCCGCTACCTCAGTGA